The Patescibacteria group bacterium genome segment CTGAGAAATACGTACTAAGGAAGCCCTGTGGGATCCAACCAACTAATTCCCTACAGGGCTCCTCTTTTGAAAAAAACCTTTATCTATGATAAAATTCAAAGACTATGGAATTGCCATTCGCTAAAAAGGCTAAGCCTTTTGTTTTTTTGAAAGAAGTCAGGACAGAATTAAGCAAAGTTTCCTGGCCTTCAAAAGAACAAACTATTAGGTTAAGTTTAATTGTCATTGCCGCCACCGTGGTCGCTGCTCTTTTCCTAGGCGCTTTTGACCTGCTTTTTACTAACCTAGCTGGCTTAGCGATTAGAAAATAAAAAGCAAAGATGCCAACTAAAATCAAGAGAACTAAACCAAAAAAAATAAAAAAGAAGATTAAAAAATCAAGCCCGGAGCATATTATTATCAGCAAGGCTGACAGTAAAAAAGCTCGCTGGTTTGTAGTTCACACCTATTCAGGTCACGAACATAAAGTTGCCCAGCAACTTAAACAACGAGTTGAGTCAATGGGTTTGGAAGACAAAGTCCTAGAACTTCTAGTACCGACTCAAGAGAAAATTGAAATTCGTTCTGGCCAGAAAAAGAAAGTCAAAGAAAAGATTTTCCCTGGCTATCTACTGATCAAAATGGTTTTAACGGATCAATCCTGGCTAACAGTCAGAACCACTAACGGTATTACTGGCTTTGTTGGTGTTGGTAATCAGCCAACCTCAATTAGCAACAAGGAAGTGGAAGCTATTCAGAAGTTTATGAAGATGGAAGCACCTAAATTTAAAACTAAATTTAGTGTTGGTGAAGCGGTAAGAATCATTGATGGTCCTTTTGCTGATTTCTTAGGTTCGGTTGAAGAAATTGATGAAGCTAAAGGTAAAGTTAAAGTTCTTGTTTCTATCTTTGGCCGAGAAACACCAGTAGAATTAGACTTCTTACAAGTTAGTAAAATCTAAAATGCCTAAAAAAGTCAAAACCATTATTAAACTTAATCTGCCTGCGGGTGAAGCCACTCCAGCTCCACCAGTTGGTCCAGCCCTTGGCCAGCACGGACTGCCAATTATGGATTTTATTAAAACCTACAACGCTCAAACTGAAGCTAAAAAAGGTCAAATCATTCCGGTCGTGATCACCGTTTATGAAGACAACACCTTTTCTTTCGTCACTAAACTCCCACCTGTCTCAGAATTAATCAAAAAGGAAATCAAGTTGGAAAAGGGTTCAGGTGAAACTGGCAAAAAACAAGTAGGATTGCTAACTGACGCTCAAATAACCAAGATTGCTAAAGAAAAAATGGCTGACTTAAATACCGAAAATTTGGAAGCCGCCAAAAGGATTATTCAAGGTACAGCTAAAAGTATGGGTATTAAAATTAAAGAATAATTTCCATGGGCAAAAAAAGAATTACTATCATTGACGACTCGGAAGCTAAAAAAAAGCCTACCGAAAAAAAGCGAAAACTCGTTAGAACCGGTAAGGAACACGGCCGAATCACCGATATGGGAGCTGAAGCTCTGGCTGAAGCTGAGAGATTAAAAGAAAAAGAAAAACAATTAACCAAGGAAACCAAAACAAAATCAAAAAAAGCGGTTAAGAAAAAAGTCACTTCTAAAACAAAAGTCAGAGGCAAAAAATATCAGGAGGCTAGAAAAAAGGTTGACCGCAAACGTCTCTATTCCCTACCAGAAGCAATCAAACTAGCTCAAGAAACTTCGATTTCCAAATTCAATGGTTCAATTGAAGTTCATTTGGTTGTTAAAGAAACCGGTTTAAAAGGGGGAATCAAATTCCCCTATCCTACTGGCAAGCAAACCAAAATCGCCATTGCCAACGAAGCCCTTCTAAAAAAGATTGAACAAGGAAAACTTGATTTTGATCTCCTTCTCGCTACCCCAGCGATGATGCCTAAATTAACGAAATATGCCAAAATCCTAGGTCCAAAAGGCCTAATGCCTAATCCCAAGGCCGGCACGATCACTGATAAGCCCGAAGAAACGGCTAAAAAAATGGCGGGCAAAACTCAATTCAAAACCGAAGTTAAAGCACCTTTAATCCACCTGGTTATTGGCCAGGTAAACAACAAACCTCAAGAACTAGAGGCTAATTTCAAGGTTCTGATAGAAACGGTTGGGATTAGCAAAATCAACAAAGCCATTATCACCAGCACCATGGGCCCAGGCATCAAAGTTGATTTAACTTCAATCTAGCTTTCATTTAAACCTAATTTTATTTTTTCTCTTGACAGCTAAGCAAGAAACAGTTAAAATAATCTCAGCCAAAGATAGTCGGCATTCGCTTAAGCGGAAGAAGTCCTACCGAGGCAGAAAAAAAATTGATTGTCCTCGGTTGGCGCGAGGATTTTTTTATGGTTAAACAAGATAAAGTCTATACAGTTCAAAATCTAACCGAAAAGCTTAAACAGGCCAAAGCCGTGGTTTTGGCTGATTATCATGGTCTTAAAGTCTCCCAAATGGCTGAATTAAGACGAAACATCAAAAAAAACGGGGGCGAATTCGAGGTTATTAAAAACACCCTTTTAGGCCGAGCCGCAGAAGAAAGTCAGATTAAAATTGAACCTGACGTTCTCCAAGGCCCTACTGTCGTTCTTTGGGCTTATGAGGACCAAATCAGCCCTCTTAAAACCCTAGTCGATTTTACCAAAGCTAATAATCTCCCCAAAATCAAATTCGGTTTACTTGACCAAGTTATTATCCCAGTTGAAAAAATCAAACAGTTAGCCAGTTTACCCTCAAAAGAAGAGCTAAAAGCCAAGTTCGTCGGTGTTCTTCAATCGCCTCTCTATGGCTTAAACCAGGCTTTAAGTTGGAATCTTAAAAAATTAGTTTTTATTCTTAAAGCGAAGGGGGGTGAAGAAAATGACCGATAAACCAGAAGAGAAGCAAAAAGAAGAGAAAACTGAAGAGAAAGCAATTAAAGAGCCCAAAAAAGAAAAGACAATTCAAGCTTCACCGAAACTCAATAAAATCATTGAAGAAATTGAAAAACTTTCAGTGATTGAGTTAGCTGATCTCGTCAAGAGCCTAGAAGATAAATTTGGCGTTACCGCGGCTCCCGCCTTTGCCGCTCCAGCGACTGCTCCAGCCGGAGGC includes the following:
- the nusG gene encoding transcription termination/antitermination protein NusG, whose protein sequence is MPTKIKRTKPKKIKKKIKKSSPEHIIISKADSKKARWFVVHTYSGHEHKVAQQLKQRVESMGLEDKVLELLVPTQEKIEIRSGQKKKVKEKIFPGYLLIKMVLTDQSWLTVRTTNGITGFVGVGNQPTSISNKEVEAIQKFMKMEAPKFKTKFSVGEAVRIIDGPFADFLGSVEEIDEAKGKVKVLVSIFGRETPVELDFLQVSKI
- the rplJ gene encoding 50S ribosomal protein L10, whose amino-acid sequence is MVKQDKVYTVQNLTEKLKQAKAVVLADYHGLKVSQMAELRRNIKKNGGEFEVIKNTLLGRAAEESQIKIEPDVLQGPTVVLWAYEDQISPLKTLVDFTKANNLPKIKFGLLDQVIIPVEKIKQLASLPSKEELKAKFVGVLQSPLYGLNQALSWNLKKLVFILKAKGGEENDR
- the secE gene encoding preprotein translocase subunit SecE, whose translation is MELPFAKKAKPFVFLKEVRTELSKVSWPSKEQTIRLSLIVIAATVVAALFLGAFDLLFTNLAGLAIRK
- the rplK gene encoding 50S ribosomal protein L11 encodes the protein MPKKVKTIIKLNLPAGEATPAPPVGPALGQHGLPIMDFIKTYNAQTEAKKGQIIPVVITVYEDNTFSFVTKLPPVSELIKKEIKLEKGSGETGKKQVGLLTDAQITKIAKEKMADLNTENLEAAKRIIQGTAKSMGIKIKE